The segment TACTCAAATCATCAATACCACAAAACAATAAAAAAGTATACTTACTTTTTGATGAAATTCAACGAGTATCCGGATGGGAAGAAAGTATAACCTCCTATCTTGTTGACTATAACTGTGATATTTATATTACAGGTTCAAATTCTAAAATGTTATCTGGAGAATTAGCAACAAATTTAAGTGGAAGATATGTGACACTAGAATTGTTCCCATTTTCATTCAATGAAATTATGGAATACAATGAAAAAATATTGGAAAAAAAGGTTACATTAGAATTAGAAAACAAATTATTTGAGGAATATCTGGAATATGGTGGATTTCCGGGATTATTACAGTATAATGAAAATGAATCCAAACAAAATTATTTAAAATCCACTTATGATTCAATAGTACTACATGATATACTTGAAAAAAGCAATATAAGAGATTTTGATTTATTGGAAAGATTATTAGATTTCCTTATAAGTAATACAGGACAAATGTATTCGGCTAATTCAATTTCAAAATATCTTAAGGAAGACAATAAGTACATTAAACGTGAATCTAGTGATATATCTGTAAAAACTTTAATAAATTATAATGATAATATACAAAAATCTATGATTATATCAAAATGTAAACGAGAGGATATTATCGGAAAGAAAAAACTGAAATTTTTAGAAAAATATTATGTTGTAGACTTAGGCTTTTACACATTACTTAATGAAAATAAACGTAACTATGGTCAAATACTGGAAACAATTGTATATAATGAATTAAGAAGACGTGGCTATGCCGTAACTGTAGGTGAAGTAAATAATTTAGAAGTGGATTTTATTGCACGAAAATTTAAGAAAAAAATATACGTACAAGTATCAACAAGCCTTCAAGATGACAAAACACGTGAGAGAGAATTTAAACCATTGAAGAAAATCAAAGATAATTTCCCAAAATATATTATTTCAAATGATACATTTGATTTTTCAGAAGATGGTATCATACATTTAAACATAAAAGAATTTCTTAAAAAGGAGACTTTTTAATATCTGCCCTACTTTAATACCTGATACAACCAGCATATAAATAATATTTAGGGTTCTAGAAATATTTACTTTCAGAAAGCTTTTGGAAGTCTACTTTTGTATTGACACACAGTTGTATGATTATGCCTGACAATAGTACAATCAATGAAGTGGCTTATACATTGAATCGAATGTATATTTGTGTAAATGCTTAAATCCCAATTCCTCTTTTATAAATTTAAAATAATCTTCAATAAAAACTACATTGATATTAATAACTTATGTGTTAAGAAAGTTTGACCATTAATTCATTAACTAACATTTTATATTCTCTTTTTAAACATTTAGTACCTTTTTATTAAAGAAATAGTCTAATGGATAACTAAAAATTGAATTAATTCTTTTTCTATTAAGTTCACCTTTTACAAGAATTAATGGAATAACTTTATACATTTTTAAAGCAATTTTATAATTGTGATAGGAGTAATAACC is part of the Methanosphaera sp. BMS genome and harbors:
- a CDS encoding ATP-binding protein translates to MDTNEIKLITGVRRSGKTYFLKSIMEELKDRQIHDDNIIFISFESGQYRKIRIDTQLDEILKSSIPQNNKKVYLLFDEIQRVSGWEESITSYLVDYNCDIYITGSNSKMLSGELATNLSGRYVTLELFPFSFNEIMEYNEKILEKKVTLELENKLFEEYLEYGGFPGLLQYNENESKQNYLKSTYDSIVLHDILEKSNIRDFDLLERLLDFLISNTGQMYSANSISKYLKEDNKYIKRESSDISVKTLINYNDNIQKSMIISKCKREDIIGKKKLKFLEKYYVVDLGFYTLLNENKRNYGQILETIVYNELRRRGYAVTVGEVNNLEVDFIARKFKKKIYVQVSTSLQDDKTREREFKPLKKIKDNFPKYIISNDTFDFSEDGIIHLNIKEFLKKETF